One window from the genome of Pseudomonas frederiksbergensis encodes:
- the nhaR gene encoding transcriptional activator NhaR codes for MLNYRQLHYFWVVAKTGSIVRACEQLNLTPQTISGQISLFEQTYNIKLFRRVGRQLELTEAGRQTLPYAEHMFQLGGELELMLRAQPNEQQTLFRVGVADVVPKSIVYRLLAPTMELSEPLRITCREDKLERLLADLAIQRLDLVISDSPMPSHLDIKGYSQKLGECGISFFATPALADRHGQDFPHGLHDAPLLIPGPETVVRSRLQRWFAEQQIQPRIVGEFDDSALMQAFGQSGSGIFIGPSVIAEEVKQQYGVQVIGQTDAVSESFYAISVERKVSHPGIVAIAEGARRELFSV; via the coding sequence ATGCTCAATTATCGACAGCTGCATTATTTCTGGGTGGTGGCGAAAACCGGCAGCATCGTACGGGCCTGCGAGCAACTGAACCTGACCCCGCAAACCATCAGCGGACAGATTTCACTGTTCGAACAAACCTACAACATCAAGCTGTTCCGCCGAGTCGGACGCCAATTGGAACTGACCGAGGCCGGCCGCCAGACGTTGCCTTACGCCGAGCACATGTTCCAACTGGGCGGTGAGTTGGAGCTGATGCTGCGGGCACAGCCCAACGAGCAGCAAACGCTGTTCCGGGTTGGGGTGGCGGATGTCGTCCCCAAGTCCATCGTTTATCGACTGCTGGCGCCGACCATGGAATTGAGCGAGCCGCTGCGCATCACCTGTCGCGAAGACAAGCTCGAACGCCTGTTGGCGGACCTGGCTATCCAGCGCCTGGACCTGGTGATATCCGACAGCCCGATGCCAAGCCATTTGGACATCAAGGGCTACAGTCAGAAATTGGGGGAATGCGGGATCAGTTTTTTTGCCACCCCGGCACTGGCCGACCGTCATGGACAGGATTTCCCCCACGGCCTGCATGACGCCCCGCTCCTGATCCCCGGACCGGAGACGGTCGTGCGCAGCCGACTGCAACGCTGGTTCGCCGAACAACAAATCCAGCCACGCATCGTCGGTGAATTCGATGACAGCGCGCTGATGCAGGCATTTGGCCAATCAGGCAGCGGGATCTTCATCGGTCCCAGCGTGATCGCCGAGGAGGTCAAGCAGCAATACGGCGTGCAGGTGATCGGCCAGACCGATGCCGTGAGCGAGTCGTTCTACGCTATTTCGGTCGAGCGCAAGGTCAGCCATCCGGGCATCGTCGCGATCGCCGAAGGGGCGCGGCGCGAACTGTTCAGCGTCTAG
- a CDS encoding MFS transporter produces the protein MLLPIFLLSAAGFTVLTTEFIIVGLLPSIARDLHVTIPQAGLLVTLFAFTVAAFGPFLTAWFARVERRKLFISVLVMFGLANTLAALAPNIWVMAVARLIPALGLPVFWALASETAVDIVGPQFAGRAIARIGFGIVCATVFGIPVGTLISDAFGWRSAFAILAVIAFAKALLLFIYLPKTDLHQHQVSLRSQFKILHSPLMQGHVLLSILVFSGMFTAYTYLADILERLAGFDGTLVGWCLMGFGAVGLLGNSLGGRAVDRHPLIASMVFCLFMIGGMVALVPSIHSTLGLAAALGIWGVTQAALFLVSHVRLMKAAPQAPAFAASLNIAGANLGIGLGAMVGGRVIDTLGLGKVGFAAAGFILVSILLALLLMAFKPPAACMQR, from the coding sequence ATGCTGTTGCCCATTTTCCTGTTGTCCGCCGCTGGTTTCACGGTGTTGACCACGGAATTCATCATCGTTGGCCTGCTGCCTTCCATCGCCCGCGACCTGCACGTCACCATCCCCCAGGCGGGGCTGCTGGTGACGTTGTTCGCGTTTACCGTCGCTGCGTTCGGGCCGTTCCTGACGGCCTGGTTCGCCCGGGTTGAACGTCGCAAATTGTTTATCAGCGTGCTGGTAATGTTCGGCCTGGCCAACACCCTGGCAGCATTGGCGCCCAACATCTGGGTCATGGCCGTCGCCCGGCTGATTCCCGCACTGGGCCTGCCGGTGTTCTGGGCGTTGGCCAGTGAAACAGCGGTGGACATCGTCGGGCCGCAATTCGCCGGGCGAGCGATCGCCCGGATCGGCTTCGGCATCGTCTGCGCCACTGTGTTCGGTATTCCGGTGGGTACGCTGATCAGCGATGCATTCGGCTGGCGAAGCGCTTTTGCAATCCTGGCGGTCATCGCATTCGCCAAGGCACTGCTGTTGTTTATCTACCTGCCGAAGACAGACCTGCACCAGCACCAGGTGAGCTTGCGCTCGCAATTCAAGATATTGCATAGCCCATTGATGCAAGGGCATGTGCTGTTGTCGATCCTGGTGTTCAGCGGCATGTTCACCGCCTACACCTACCTCGCCGATATCCTTGAGCGCCTGGCCGGTTTCGACGGCACGCTTGTAGGCTGGTGCCTGATGGGCTTCGGCGCCGTGGGCTTGCTGGGCAATTCCCTGGGCGGTCGAGCGGTGGACCGGCACCCGTTGATCGCGTCGATGGTGTTCTGCCTGTTCATGATCGGCGGCATGGTCGCGCTGGTGCCGAGCATCCATTCGACCCTGGGGCTGGCTGCCGCGCTGGGCATTTGGGGGGTGACCCAGGCTGCACTGTTTTTGGTCAGCCATGTCCGGTTGATGAAGGCCGCGCCGCAAGCTCCGGCGTTTGCCGCGTCGCTGAATATCGCCGGTGCGAACCTGGGAATCGGCCTGGGCGCGATGGTAGGTGGGCGGGTCATCGACACCCTCGGGTTGGGCAAGGTCGGTTTCGCCGCGGCGGGGTTCATTCTGGTATCGATCCTGCTGGCGCTATTGCTGATGGCCTTCAAGCCACCTGCCGCCTGCATGCAGCGCTAG
- the sstT gene encoding serine/threonine transporter SstT: MTAVSPSLLHRLKSTGLVTQIIIGLIAGIVLALLAPDLAKSTEFIGKVFVSALKAVAPILVFVLVMASIANHKHGQETHIRPILFLYLLGTFAAAVVAVIASTLFPSSLVLSTQDVAVTAPGGISEVLQSLALSVVDNPVRALMNGNFIGILAWAIGMGIAIRHAGQTTRTVLEDLSNGVTVIVRLVIRFAPLGIFGLVASTLATSGFSALLGYLHLLIVLIGCMLFVALVINPLIVFWKLRRNPYPLVFTCLRESGITAFFTRSSAANIPVNLELSKRLGLHEDTYSVSIPLGATINMAGAAITITVLTLAAVHTLGIVVDVPTAVLLSVVAAVCACGASGVAGGSLLLIPLACSLFGIPSEIAMQVVAVGFIIGVLQDSAETALNSSTDVLFTAAACLGEEERARRTA; the protein is encoded by the coding sequence ATGACAGCTGTCTCCCCTTCTCTATTGCACCGCCTCAAAAGCACTGGCTTGGTCACGCAGATCATTATTGGCCTGATCGCCGGTATCGTCCTGGCATTGCTGGCGCCGGACCTGGCGAAATCCACTGAGTTCATCGGCAAGGTTTTCGTATCCGCGCTGAAGGCGGTGGCACCAATCCTGGTGTTCGTGCTGGTCATGGCCTCGATCGCCAACCATAAGCACGGCCAGGAAACCCACATCCGGCCGATCCTGTTCCTTTACCTGCTGGGCACCTTCGCGGCCGCCGTGGTTGCGGTCATTGCCAGCACGTTGTTCCCCTCCAGCCTGGTGCTGAGCACTCAGGACGTCGCGGTCACCGCGCCAGGTGGCATCAGCGAAGTGCTGCAAAGCCTGGCACTGAGCGTCGTCGACAACCCCGTCCGTGCATTGATGAACGGTAACTTCATCGGCATCCTGGCCTGGGCCATCGGCATGGGCATCGCTATTCGCCACGCCGGCCAAACCACGCGCACCGTCCTTGAGGACTTGTCCAATGGCGTGACCGTGATCGTGCGCCTGGTGATCCGCTTCGCCCCGCTGGGGATTTTCGGGCTGGTGGCTTCGACTCTCGCCACTTCCGGCTTCAGCGCCCTGCTCGGCTATCTGCACCTGCTGATCGTATTGATCGGCTGCATGTTGTTCGTGGCACTGGTGATCAACCCGCTCATCGTGTTCTGGAAGCTGCGTCGCAACCCGTACCCGCTGGTGTTTACCTGCCTGCGCGAGAGCGGGATTACCGCGTTCTTCACCCGCAGCTCCGCGGCGAACATCCCGGTAAACCTGGAATTGAGCAAGCGCCTCGGCCTGCATGAGGATACTTACTCGGTTTCGATCCCGCTGGGCGCGACCATCAACATGGCCGGCGCGGCTATCACCATCACGGTCCTGACGCTGGCCGCCGTGCACACCCTGGGCATCGTGGTGGACGTTCCCACGGCCGTGCTGCTGAGTGTCGTTGCCGCCGTCTGCGCCTGCGGTGCTTCCGGGGTGGCGGGCGGGTCGCTGTTGCTGATTCCGCTGGCGTGCAGCCTGTTTGGCATTCCTAGCGAAATCGCCATGCAAGTGGTCGCGGTGGGCTTCATCATCGGGGTGCTGCAGGATTCGGCTGAAACCGCGTTGAATTCGTCTACCGATGTCTTGTTCACGGCAGCGGCTTGCCTGGGCGAAGAAGAGCGGGCGCGTCGCACAGCCTAA
- a CDS encoding DUF1993 family protein, whose product MTISLYAASVPVFKQMLNALSDVLNKAEAHATSKNIDPNALLQARLFPDMFPLVRQVQIAVDFAKGVSARLAEIEVPKYDDNETTFAELQALIAKVLAFIDGISAEQIDGKEGIEIVTRPGTPKEKRFTGQNYLLTYGLPQFFFHVTTAYALLRHNGVEVGKRDYMGAF is encoded by the coding sequence ATGACTATTTCCCTGTACGCCGCCTCCGTCCCGGTTTTCAAGCAGATGCTCAACGCCCTGAGCGATGTCTTGAACAAGGCCGAAGCCCACGCCACCTCGAAAAACATCGATCCGAATGCGCTCCTGCAAGCGCGCCTGTTCCCGGACATGTTCCCGTTGGTACGCCAGGTGCAGATCGCCGTGGACTTCGCCAAGGGCGTGTCCGCGCGCCTGGCCGAGATTGAAGTGCCGAAGTACGACGACAACGAGACCACCTTCGCTGAGCTGCAAGCCCTGATCGCCAAGGTGCTGGCTTTCATTGACGGTATCAGTGCCGAGCAGATCGATGGCAAGGAAGGCATCGAGATCGTGACCCGTCCGGGCACACCGAAGGAAAAACGCTTCACGGGCCAGAATTACCTGCTGACGTACGGCTTGCCGCAGTTTTTCTTCCACGTGACCACTGCGTACGCCTTGCTGCGTCACAACGGTGTGGAAGTGGGCAAGCGCGATTACATGGGCGCGTTCTAA
- a CDS encoding YceH family protein translates to MSIEEQGPAEEPRLNSTEIRILGALVEKQATNPESYPLTLNALVLACNQKTSREPVMNLNPGQVGQSLRALEGRGFTRLVMGSRADRWEHRVDKALELVPAQVILMGLLFLRGPQTVNELLTRSGRMHDFEDTEQVVHQLERLIARGLALLVPRQAGQREDRYVHAMGDPADIEAILAARQQPAERSTAGGVSLERIEELEARIAALEERLARLE, encoded by the coding sequence ATGAGCATCGAAGAACAAGGCCCGGCCGAAGAACCGCGGCTCAACAGCACGGAAATCCGCATTCTCGGCGCCCTGGTCGAAAAGCAGGCCACCAATCCCGAGTCCTACCCTCTCACCCTGAATGCACTGGTGCTGGCCTGCAACCAGAAAACCAGTCGCGAACCTGTGATGAACCTCAATCCGGGACAAGTCGGCCAAAGCCTGCGGGCCTTGGAGGGCCGGGGTTTTACCCGATTGGTGATGGGCAGCCGCGCCGACCGCTGGGAGCACCGGGTCGACAAGGCGCTGGAATTGGTGCCAGCCCAAGTGATCCTGATGGGGTTGCTGTTCTTGCGCGGGCCGCAAACCGTCAACGAACTGCTGACCCGCAGCGGTCGCATGCATGATTTCGAGGACACCGAACAGGTGGTGCACCAGCTGGAGCGCCTGATCGCTCGTGGCTTGGCGCTGTTGGTGCCACGCCAGGCCGGCCAACGCGAAGATCGTTATGTGCATGCCATGGGCGACCCGGCGGACATCGAGGCGATCCTCGCCGCGCGTCAACAGCCGGCCGAACGCAGCACCGCGGGCGGCGTATCGCTGGAACGTATCGAAGAACTCGAAGCGCGAATCGCGGCGCTGGAAGAACGGCTGGCACGGCTGGAATAA
- a CDS encoding shikimate 5-dehydrogenase gives MQMTPNKDTQLCMSLSGRPGNFGLRFHNHLYEQLGLNFYYKAFTSQDLPGAVGGIRALGIRGCGVSMPFKEACIALVDELDPSAAAIQSINTIVNTNGHLKAYNTDYIAIAQLLQHHAVPKESTFALRGSGGMAKAVASALRDGGYKNGLIVARNETTGRALADSLGYEWQAELGDRRPQMLINVTPIGMTGGAEADQLAFEPAAIAAAETVFDVVAIPSETPLIVRAQAQGKRVITGLEVIAIQALEQFVLYTGVRPNHDQFDKAVAFARAG, from the coding sequence ATGCAGATGACCCCCAACAAAGACACCCAGCTATGCATGTCGCTATCGGGACGCCCGGGCAATTTCGGCCTGCGTTTTCACAATCACCTGTATGAGCAGTTGGGTCTGAATTTCTATTACAAGGCATTCACCAGCCAGGATCTGCCCGGGGCCGTGGGCGGTATCCGCGCCCTGGGCATCCGCGGTTGCGGTGTGTCGATGCCATTCAAGGAGGCCTGCATTGCCTTGGTCGATGAGCTGGACCCTTCCGCCGCGGCCATCCAGTCGATCAACACCATCGTCAATACCAACGGTCATCTGAAGGCGTACAACACGGACTACATCGCCATCGCGCAACTGTTGCAGCACCATGCCGTGCCCAAGGAATCCACGTTTGCCCTGCGTGGCAGCGGTGGCATGGCCAAGGCAGTTGCCAGCGCCTTGCGCGACGGTGGCTACAAAAATGGCTTGATCGTGGCTCGCAACGAAACCACTGGCCGGGCCCTCGCCGATTCCTTGGGTTACGAATGGCAAGCCGAACTGGGTGATCGGCGCCCACAGATGCTGATCAACGTCACACCGATCGGCATGACCGGCGGTGCGGAAGCAGACCAACTGGCATTCGAGCCCGCCGCCATCGCTGCGGCCGAGACCGTGTTCGATGTCGTGGCGATTCCTTCGGAAACACCATTGATCGTGCGCGCCCAGGCGCAAGGCAAGCGCGTGATCACAGGGCTGGAGGTCATCGCGATCCAAGCCCTGGAGCAGTTCGTCCTGTACACCGGGGTCCGGCCCAACCACGACCAGTTCGACAAAGCCGTGGCATTTGCCCGGGCCGGGTAA
- a CDS encoding nucleobase:cation symporter-2 family protein, with translation MKTPHVSLPRPEDENLGVGANMAYGLQHVLTMYGGIVAVPLIIGQAAGLSAADIGLLIAASLFAGGLATLLQTLGLPFFGCQLPLVQGVSFSGVATMVAIVGTGGEGGFQAILGAVIAASLIGLLITPVFSRITRFFPPLVTGIVITTIGLTLMPVAARWAMGGNSHAPDFGSMANIGLAAVTLVLVLVLSKMGSATISRLSILLAMVIGTVIAVFLGMADFSSVGEGPMFGFPTPFHFGMPTFHIAAILSMCIVIMVTLVETSADILAVGEIIDTKVDSRRLGNGLRADMLSSMIAPIFGSFTQSAFAQNVGLVAVTGIKSRFVVATGGVFLVVLGLLPFMGRVIAAVPTSVLGGAGIVLFGTVAASGIRTLSKVDYRNNVNLIIVATSIGFGMIPIAAPNFYDHFPSWFATIFHSGISSSAIMAIVLNLAFNHFTAGNSDQQSVFAAGTERVLRYQDLAALREGDYFSDGKLHDCDGNEIPVVAAPDHPTAEHGPVRLKSSEHV, from the coding sequence ATGAAAACGCCCCATGTTTCACTCCCACGGCCCGAGGACGAAAACCTCGGCGTCGGCGCGAATATGGCTTACGGCCTGCAACATGTGTTGACCATGTACGGTGGCATCGTCGCGGTGCCCTTGATCATCGGCCAGGCGGCCGGGTTGTCCGCTGCCGACATCGGTCTGCTGATCGCTGCTTCGCTGTTCGCAGGAGGGCTGGCGACGTTGTTGCAAACCCTCGGCCTGCCATTTTTTGGTTGCCAACTGCCACTGGTCCAGGGCGTTTCGTTTTCTGGTGTCGCGACCATGGTTGCGATTGTCGGCACCGGTGGAGAAGGGGGTTTCCAGGCCATCCTCGGCGCGGTAATCGCCGCTTCCTTGATCGGCCTGCTGATTACCCCGGTGTTTTCCCGCATCACGCGTTTTTTCCCACCCTTGGTTACCGGCATCGTGATCACCACCATCGGCCTGACATTGATGCCCGTGGCGGCACGCTGGGCAATGGGCGGGAACAGCCATGCACCGGATTTCGGCAGCATGGCCAACATTGGCTTGGCCGCCGTGACCCTGGTACTGGTGCTGGTGCTGAGCAAGATGGGCAGCGCGACGATTTCCCGGCTATCGATCCTGTTGGCGATGGTCATCGGTACGGTCATCGCGGTGTTTCTTGGCATGGCGGATTTTTCATCGGTGGGTGAGGGCCCGATGTTCGGCTTCCCGACACCGTTTCACTTTGGCATGCCGACCTTTCATATCGCCGCAATCCTGTCGATGTGCATCGTGATCATGGTGACGCTGGTGGAAACTTCGGCCGACATCCTCGCGGTGGGGGAGATCATCGACACCAAGGTCGACTCCCGGCGCCTGGGCAACGGCTTGCGGGCCGACATGCTGTCGAGCATGATCGCGCCGATTTTCGGGTCGTTCACCCAGAGCGCCTTTGCCCAGAACGTTGGACTGGTGGCCGTGACCGGGATCAAGAGTCGTTTCGTGGTGGCAACGGGCGGCGTGTTCCTGGTGGTGCTCGGGCTGTTGCCGTTCATGGGGCGGGTGATCGCCGCCGTGCCGACTTCAGTGCTCGGCGGCGCCGGTATCGTGCTGTTCGGTACCGTCGCCGCCAGCGGTATCCGCACGCTGTCGAAGGTCGATTATCGCAACAACGTCAACCTGATCATCGTCGCTACCTCCATCGGCTTCGGCATGATCCCGATCGCCGCGCCGAACTTCTACGACCATTTCCCGAGCTGGTTCGCGACGATCTTCCATTCCGGCATCAGTTCGTCGGCCATCATGGCCATCGTGCTGAACCTGGCCTTCAACCACTTCACCGCCGGCAACTCCGATCAGCAATCGGTATTCGCCGCCGGCACCGAACGGGTGCTGCGTTATCAGGATCTGGCGGCGCTGCGCGAGGGGGATTATTTCAGCGACGGCAAATTGCACGACTGCGACGGCAATGAGATTCCCGTGGTCGCCGCGCCTGACCATCCGACCGCAGAACATGGCCCGGTGCGATTGAAAAGCAGCGAGCACGTCTAG
- a CDS encoding arylamine N-acetyltransferase family protein has protein sequence MSQSRLSDTGRYLRRLGFDTAPPPTLDTLRQLQWRHTAEFPFETLSTLLRQPVPIDLETVERKVFEQGRGGYCYELNQLFLALLQALGFDARGITGRVVMNAPEGAWPARTHRLSVVTLDGVRYVTDVGFGGMVPTAPLLLDNRDVQPTPHEPYRIDISQDGYMLRAEVGDEWRPMYLFDLQRQEEIDYIVGNWYVCSHPESPFMGRLMVARTGEGIRKTLNGNSYAVHRIGHESERRTISDADELIALLETEFGLTVPPRELLRPAIKELLA, from the coding sequence ATGAGCCAATCTCGACTGAGCGATACCGGTCGCTACCTGCGACGCCTGGGTTTCGACACGGCGCCGCCTCCCACGCTGGATACGCTGCGCCAGCTTCAATGGCGCCATACCGCCGAGTTTCCCTTCGAGACCCTCTCGACGCTGCTGCGCCAGCCTGTGCCCATCGATCTGGAGACGGTCGAGCGAAAGGTCTTTGAACAAGGTCGTGGCGGTTATTGCTATGAACTCAATCAGTTGTTCCTGGCATTGTTGCAGGCGCTGGGCTTCGATGCCCGAGGCATCACCGGACGCGTCGTGATGAACGCACCGGAGGGCGCCTGGCCCGCGCGTACCCATCGCTTGAGCGTGGTGACGCTGGATGGGGTGCGCTATGTCACCGACGTCGGCTTTGGCGGCATGGTGCCCACCGCGCCGCTCTTGCTGGACAACCGCGATGTCCAGCCCACGCCTCACGAACCGTATCGCATCGACATCAGCCAGGACGGCTACATGTTGCGCGCCGAGGTCGGCGATGAATGGCGCCCGATGTACCTCTTCGACCTGCAACGCCAGGAGGAAATCGACTACATCGTTGGCAATTGGTATGTCTGCTCCCACCCTGAATCGCCATTCATGGGCAGGCTGATGGTCGCCCGCACAGGTGAGGGAATTCGCAAGACGCTCAATGGCAACAGCTATGCCGTGCACCGGATTGGACACGAAAGCGAACGACGCACCATCAGCGACGCCGATGAGCTGATCGCGCTGCTGGAAACGGAGTTCGGCCTCACCGTACCGCCCCGGGAATTACTGCGGCCCGCGATTAAAGAACTTTTGGCATGA
- the xth gene encoding exodeoxyribonuclease III, whose amino-acid sequence MKNLRIATFNINGIRARLPNLLEWLEREKPDIACLQELKAADKDFPAAELESVGYGSIWHGQASWNGVAILARDAQPLESRRGLPGGEDDSHSRYLEAAVHGVLVGCLYLPNGNPQPGPKFDYKLAWFERLIEYAQALQASDHPVVLAGDYNVVPTDMDIYNPRSWLKDALLQPESRECYQRLLDQGWTDSLRHLYPQERIYTFWDYFRQHWQKNSGLRIDHLLLNPVASAYLSDAGVDAWVRNQEHPSDHAPTWIRLSSRKRR is encoded by the coding sequence ATGAAGAACCTGCGGATTGCGACTTTCAACATCAACGGCATTCGGGCACGGCTACCTAACCTGCTGGAATGGCTGGAGCGGGAAAAACCCGACATTGCCTGTCTGCAGGAGCTCAAGGCGGCGGACAAGGATTTCCCGGCCGCGGAGCTGGAGTCGGTGGGATACGGATCGATCTGGCATGGCCAGGCGTCGTGGAACGGTGTGGCGATCCTGGCCCGCGATGCGCAACCTTTGGAGAGCCGACGCGGCCTGCCAGGAGGAGAGGATGACAGTCACAGCCGTTATCTGGAAGCAGCGGTGCATGGCGTCCTGGTGGGCTGCCTCTACCTGCCCAATGGCAATCCCCAGCCAGGTCCGAAGTTCGACTACAAGCTGGCCTGGTTCGAACGCCTGATCGAGTATGCGCAGGCACTCCAGGCGAGCGACCATCCGGTGGTATTGGCCGGGGACTACAATGTGGTGCCCACCGACATGGATATCTATAACCCGCGCTCCTGGCTCAAGGACGCGCTGCTGCAGCCTGAAAGCCGTGAGTGTTATCAGCGGTTGCTGGACCAGGGGTGGACCGACTCCTTGCGTCATCTCTATCCGCAAGAGCGGATCTACACGTTCTGGGATTACTTCCGCCAGCACTGGCAAAAAAACTCTGGGCTGCGCATCGACCACCTGCTGCTCAACCCGGTGGCCAGCGCCTACCTGAGCGATGCGGGCGTGGATGCCTGGGTCAGGAACCAGGAGCATCCCAGCGACCACGCGCCGACCTGGATCCGGTTGTCTTCGCGAAAGCGGCGTTGA